The following coding sequences lie in one Porphyromonas asaccharolytica DSM 20707 genomic window:
- a CDS encoding DUF262 domain-containing protein: protein MKASDTSIFNALSPNTALFFIPPYQRAYSWEKEQIYRFFDDVMRLVHSELDPKQKDKQEHFFGTLVYKSEPTGSFINLNVIIDGQQRLTTSLLFCIALRDLSTDPQERADMTNTLLTSSNSSFEDHVKLKQVTADFDAYRALVRGDEERVPGKVTDAYKLFIKLLTPKLQIEGLTIRHFITALQRINVVTILLDERPYKGEDPQVIFETLNSLGKPLTLSDLIRNYILLGMPSKEQTKTYDKEWQPKIEQPLGEAYLSKFFRDYLQCRDKKPYKVVNDNNTKELYYQFKGFVEQTFTSRDAFIKDIQSYVPCYLSIIDPSHYEDATSYSETIRELLCNIFEDITSEAFKPVVLELLHMYQAKAPATTISGALLIETLESIRTYLIRRRVLSLTIGENMNIPLLTSYLPAVANQQTSLMDVLANQFYHLRFPNDKEVRDTLERIAFYKGLNKYSKFILGKMEEQHTKVAVPFKDKAVTIEHIMPQTLNEVWRSELGEEKAEEVHQHYLHNIGNLILTEFNSEMGNKSFADKKSRLATSTIRYSHDICQYEQWCEESILDHQDRMISLFLDTFSLPDEYKLANNWRDANKQATETLFYPLESDPTILTGRKPKAVVLFGSTVEVKSWRTLLLLFFKNLFDQHPQAKSILFDNQKEVLGRADALILWKDLKSKPVSYRHLYKTIDNKDCYKETSDIADDCICINATLNTQALIDRIARVMRLLDLDSEEVIIKL, encoded by the coding sequence ATGAAGGCCTCAGATACTTCCATTTTTAACGCTCTTAGCCCCAACACGGCGCTATTCTTCATACCTCCCTACCAGAGAGCTTACTCCTGGGAGAAGGAGCAGATATATCGATTCTTCGATGATGTCATGCGACTCGTCCACTCCGAGCTAGACCCCAAGCAGAAGGATAAGCAAGAGCACTTCTTCGGAACGCTCGTCTACAAGTCGGAGCCGACGGGCTCCTTTATCAATCTCAATGTCATCATCGACGGACAGCAACGCCTCACCACCTCACTCCTCTTCTGCATCGCTCTGCGCGACCTCTCCACAGATCCACAAGAGAGGGCTGACATGACCAATACATTGCTAACGAGTAGCAACTCCTCGTTTGAAGATCATGTCAAGCTCAAGCAGGTCACGGCAGACTTCGATGCTTATCGAGCATTGGTGAGAGGCGACGAGGAGCGAGTCCCAGGTAAGGTAACCGATGCCTACAAGCTTTTCATCAAGCTCTTGACTCCTAAGCTACAGATCGAGGGGCTTACCATACGGCACTTCATCACAGCTCTGCAGCGGATCAACGTGGTCACCATCCTGCTTGATGAGAGACCCTACAAGGGCGAGGACCCACAGGTTATCTTTGAGACGCTTAATTCGCTCGGCAAGCCACTCACCCTATCGGACCTTATCCGCAACTACATCTTACTCGGGATGCCTAGCAAGGAGCAGACGAAAACTTACGATAAGGAGTGGCAGCCTAAGATAGAGCAGCCACTGGGAGAAGCTTATCTCTCTAAGTTCTTTCGTGACTACCTCCAGTGCCGAGACAAGAAGCCCTACAAGGTGGTCAACGACAACAACACCAAAGAGCTCTACTACCAGTTCAAAGGGTTCGTCGAGCAGACCTTCACCAGCCGAGACGCCTTTATAAAGGATATACAGTCCTATGTGCCATGCTACCTAAGCATCATAGACCCATCGCACTACGAGGACGCGACCTCGTACAGCGAGACGATCCGAGAGCTCCTGTGCAACATCTTCGAAGACATCACGAGCGAAGCCTTTAAGCCTGTAGTCCTAGAGCTACTGCATATGTATCAAGCCAAGGCTCCAGCGACCACCATCAGTGGTGCCTTGCTGATAGAAACCCTAGAGAGCATACGTACCTACCTGATCCGTCGGCGTGTCCTAAGCTTGACGATTGGGGAGAATATGAACATTCCCCTACTGACCTCTTATCTTCCAGCCGTAGCGAACCAGCAGACATCGCTCATGGATGTTTTAGCCAACCAGTTCTACCACCTACGTTTTCCCAATGACAAGGAGGTGCGAGACACCTTGGAGCGCATCGCTTTTTACAAAGGACTAAATAAATACAGCAAGTTCATCCTAGGCAAGATGGAGGAGCAACACACAAAGGTAGCGGTACCCTTTAAGGACAAGGCTGTCACCATCGAGCACATTATGCCACAGACGCTCAACGAGGTGTGGCGCTCCGAGCTGGGCGAGGAGAAGGCTGAGGAGGTACATCAGCACTATCTGCACAATATCGGCAACCTGATACTCACGGAGTTCAATAGTGAGATGGGCAATAAGTCTTTTGCCGACAAGAAGTCAAGACTCGCCACCTCGACCATACGATACAGCCATGACATCTGTCAGTATGAGCAGTGGTGTGAGGAAAGCATCCTCGACCATCAAGATCGTATGATCAGTCTCTTCTTAGACACCTTCTCACTGCCCGATGAGTACAAGCTAGCTAACAATTGGAGGGACGCCAACAAGCAGGCAACAGAGACACTCTTCTACCCACTGGAGTCTGATCCGACGATCCTCACGGGGCGCAAGCCGAAAGCGGTCGTGCTATTTGGAAGTACAGTTGAAGTCAAGTCTTGGAGGACGCTCTTACTTCTTTTTTTCAAGAATCTCTTCGATCAACACCCTCAGGCCAAGAGTATCTTGTTTGACAATCAAAAAGAGGTTCTTGGGAGAGCCGATGCTCTAATCCTTTGGAAGGATTTAAAGTCAAAGCCGGTAAGCTATAGGCACCTCTACAAGACAATAGATAATAAGGATTGCTATAAGGAAACGAGCGACATTGCTGATGACTGCATTTGTATCAATGCGACGTTGAATACGCAAGCCCTCATCGATCGCATCGCTAGAGTGATGCGACTGCTAGACTTAGACTCCGAGGAGGTCATCATTAAACTATAA
- the gcvT gene encoding glycine cleavage system aminomethyltransferase GcvT: MKTTPFTDRHIALGAKMHDFAGYNMPIEYPTGILEEHMNVINGVGVFDVSHMGEFWVKGPKALEFLQKVSSNDASKLEVGQIQYSCFTTEQGTLLDDFLVYRYEENKYMLVPNAANVVKDWAWCLKQNDMGADLEDGSAKIGQLAVQGPKATQVLQRLTDINLLDIPYYHFKVGTFADCPNVIISNTGYTGCGGFELYFFPQYADKIWDAIFEAGKPEGIMPAGLGARDTLRLEAGFCLYGNDIDDQHTSLESGLGWITKLTDNKPDLVGREALLKQKAEGLTRKLVAFEMVDKGIPRQHYDIVNEAGEKIGVVTSGTMSPALKVGIGMGYVSTEYSKIDSKIYIAVRKRNLEAKVVKPPFRK, from the coding sequence ATGAAGACTACTCCATTTACAGATCGACACATAGCACTGGGTGCTAAGATGCACGACTTCGCAGGCTACAATATGCCTATCGAGTATCCTACGGGGATCCTTGAGGAGCATATGAATGTGATCAACGGCGTCGGCGTCTTTGACGTGTCACACATGGGAGAGTTTTGGGTCAAGGGACCGAAGGCTCTCGAATTCCTCCAGAAAGTATCTAGCAACGATGCCTCCAAGCTAGAAGTGGGGCAGATACAGTACAGCTGCTTCACGACAGAGCAGGGTACACTCCTAGACGACTTCCTCGTATACCGCTACGAAGAGAACAAGTACATGCTCGTCCCCAACGCTGCTAACGTCGTCAAGGACTGGGCATGGTGCCTCAAGCAAAACGATATGGGTGCTGACCTAGAGGACGGCTCCGCAAAGATCGGACAGCTAGCCGTACAAGGCCCCAAGGCTACACAAGTACTACAGCGTCTGACGGACATCAACCTGCTCGACATCCCCTACTACCACTTTAAGGTGGGCACTTTCGCAGACTGCCCCAACGTGATCATCTCCAACACGGGCTACACGGGTTGCGGCGGCTTCGAGCTCTACTTCTTCCCTCAATATGCAGACAAGATCTGGGACGCTATCTTTGAGGCTGGCAAGCCCGAGGGCATCATGCCGGCTGGTCTGGGTGCACGTGACACGCTTCGTCTGGAGGCTGGCTTCTGCCTCTACGGCAATGACATCGACGATCAGCACACGTCACTGGAGAGTGGCCTAGGCTGGATCACCAAGCTCACGGACAATAAACCCGACCTAGTAGGTCGTGAGGCTCTGCTCAAGCAGAAGGCTGAGGGCTTGACACGCAAGCTCGTCGCTTTCGAAATGGTCGACAAGGGCATCCCCCGTCAGCACTACGACATAGTCAACGAGGCTGGCGAGAAGATCGGTGTCGTCACCTCTGGTACTATGTCTCCCGCACTCAAAGTGGGCATTGGTATGGGCTACGTCTCTACGGAGTACAGCAAGATAGACAGCAAGATCTACATCGCCGTCCGCAAGCGCAACCTAGAGGCGAAGGTGGTCAAGCCCCCCTTCCGCAAGTAA
- a CDS encoding TonB-dependent receptor, whose amino-acid sequence MKHLTKLVLLIITLAFTAYLNARLNAQEPFTQEVRGEVISTLPDDTIVGASIVLVGSDPLVGTTTGADQKFSLRLPVGRCSLQISCVGYESQEVDLLVVAGKQSVLHIALTPSDTKLDAVVVTAPYDKSTPTNRLSLAGARSFSVDEAYRFAASLGDPARMVRSFAGIMPVNDSRNDIIIRGNSPVGVQWILDGIEISNPNHFNTGVGMTGGQVSYLNTNLLTNSDFHLSAWPAPYGNALSGIFDLHLRQGNLERHEFWIQSGFTGLELGAEGYLRKGSQSSYLASYRYSVPDIMHALGFKMPVVPRYQDFTTKLHFDLGHGHTLSFVGLFSKSHIGFATNELGDNFEYADYDFSKLSFAQRIAINSTAYIAGLTHSVQFSSRTSLRTQLSFVRSDTGMPVDTMNLQGDKQNPQWHVMWSEAAQENRWSLHSDLTWHPSREGLLVAGIRGDLFDAHYMEQTADSTFAQGVRTIAEESPLYGLIRAYGQYRHRLGSYWTATLGLHGMYLTINDRYAVEPRMGMQYQPARSHTIGLAAGLYSQMLPRSFYFIRHYTPEGIEYRNKQVDFTRSAQVDLYYDWAFAPNWHAKIEGYYQELYRVPVVNDPNSIWTLLEIGGAGQNYIERQSDLVNKGRGRNYGVELTVEKFYSNNYYLLFNASLYSSTYTTGFQKEWWSTVFDGRYLVNMTGGYEWKLPKHWALFTDLKASYAGGIRYTPIREDLYKQSGYIELDKTQVNARQAKDYLRADLKIGARQIGQRITQEWAIDLQNVTNRKNVMSILFDNGEYSTMYTQGFMPMVTYKLFFSAK is encoded by the coding sequence ATGAAACATCTTACTAAGCTCGTCTTACTTATCATTACCCTTGCATTTACCGCTTATCTAAATGCTCGGTTGAATGCTCAGGAGCCCTTTACACAAGAGGTGCGCGGAGAGGTCATCTCCACACTCCCTGACGATACGATTGTTGGAGCCTCAATCGTATTAGTCGGTAGTGATCCACTCGTAGGGACAACGACAGGTGCGGATCAGAAGTTCTCTCTACGGCTACCAGTCGGTCGTTGCTCCTTGCAGATTAGTTGTGTAGGCTATGAATCACAGGAGGTAGACCTCCTCGTTGTAGCGGGCAAGCAGAGCGTGCTTCATATAGCTTTGACACCATCTGATACCAAGCTCGATGCCGTGGTCGTGACAGCTCCGTATGACAAGAGTACTCCTACGAATAGACTCAGCTTGGCTGGAGCGCGTAGCTTTAGCGTTGATGAGGCGTATCGCTTCGCTGCTTCTCTAGGTGACCCTGCTCGTATGGTGCGTAGCTTTGCTGGCATCATGCCTGTCAACGACTCTCGCAATGATATCATCATACGAGGTAATTCGCCCGTTGGGGTGCAGTGGATCCTAGATGGTATCGAGATTAGTAACCCCAACCACTTTAATACAGGTGTCGGTATGACTGGTGGACAGGTAAGCTATCTGAATACCAATCTGCTGACCAACTCGGACTTTCACCTGAGTGCTTGGCCAGCCCCTTATGGCAATGCACTCTCAGGCATCTTCGACTTGCATCTGCGTCAGGGAAATCTAGAGCGACATGAGTTTTGGATACAGTCAGGCTTCACTGGACTAGAGCTAGGTGCTGAGGGGTACCTGCGTAAGGGGAGTCAATCGTCTTACCTTGCTTCTTATCGCTACTCAGTTCCTGACATCATGCATGCTCTAGGCTTTAAGATGCCAGTGGTGCCACGCTATCAAGACTTCACGACGAAGCTCCACTTCGACCTAGGGCATGGGCATACACTCTCTTTCGTTGGACTATTTAGCAAGAGTCATATAGGTTTTGCCACAAACGAACTAGGAGACAATTTTGAATATGCCGACTACGACTTTAGTAAGCTTTCTTTCGCACAGCGCATAGCAATCAATTCGACAGCTTACATTGCAGGGCTGACACATAGCGTACAATTTTCTTCTCGCACGTCACTCCGTACGCAGCTCTCCTTCGTACGCTCTGATACTGGTATGCCTGTTGATACGATGAACCTCCAAGGGGACAAGCAGAATCCTCAGTGGCATGTCATGTGGTCGGAGGCTGCACAGGAGAATAGGTGGTCGCTTCACTCAGATCTTACATGGCATCCCAGTCGGGAGGGGCTACTCGTGGCAGGCATCAGAGGTGATCTCTTTGATGCGCACTATATGGAGCAAACGGCTGATAGCACCTTCGCTCAAGGCGTGCGAACGATTGCTGAGGAGAGTCCGCTCTATGGCTTAATCCGAGCCTATGGACAGTATCGTCATCGTCTGGGAAGTTACTGGACAGCCACATTGGGGCTACATGGTATGTATCTTACGATCAATGATCGCTATGCTGTCGAGCCCCGTATGGGCATGCAGTATCAGCCAGCTCGCTCTCACACCATCGGTCTTGCTGCGGGGCTGTATAGTCAGATGCTCCCTCGCTCCTTCTACTTCATACGGCACTATACGCCAGAGGGTATAGAGTATCGCAATAAGCAGGTCGACTTCACACGCAGTGCGCAGGTGGATCTCTACTACGACTGGGCTTTTGCGCCCAACTGGCATGCTAAGATAGAGGGATACTATCAGGAGCTATACAGGGTGCCAGTGGTCAATGACCCAAACTCTATATGGACACTCCTAGAGATAGGAGGTGCTGGACAAAACTACATAGAGCGTCAGAGCGATCTAGTCAATAAGGGACGTGGTAGAAACTACGGTGTAGAGCTTACGGTGGAGAAGTTTTATAGCAACAACTACTACCTGCTCTTCAACGCATCACTCTACAGCTCGACCTATACGACAGGATTTCAGAAAGAGTGGTGGAGTACTGTCTTCGATGGTCGATACCTTGTCAATATGACGGGTGGATATGAGTGGAAGCTACCGAAGCACTGGGCTCTCTTTACCGATCTCAAGGCTTCCTATGCAGGAGGGATTCGCTATACACCGATACGAGAAGATCTATATAAGCAGAGTGGGTACATTGAGCTTGACAAGACGCAAGTCAATGCTCGTCAAGCCAAGGATTACCTTCGAGCAGACTTAAAGATAGGTGCTCGCCAGATAGGTCAGCGCATCACCCAAGAGTGGGCCATAGACCTGCAGAATGTGACGAATCGTAAGAATGTTATGTCGATCCTCTTCGATAATGGTGAGTACTCGACGATGTACACGCAGGGCTTTATGCCGATGGTTACTTACAAGCTCTTTTTCTCCGCAAAATAA
- a CDS encoding aspartate-semialdehyde dehydrogenase, whose product MKIAIVGASGAVGREFLRLLEHRDFPIDELRLFGSSRSAGSEITFRGKEYKIKLLAQNDDFKDIDIAFVSAGGQTALDFASTITKHGALMIDNSSAFRMDPEVPLVVPEVNGADALHPAKRIIANPNCSTIQMIVALAPIHALSPIERVHVATYQAASGAGHDAMLELEGQVRDQAMGKPLQTKAFGNQLLYNLIPQIDIFTDNDYTKEEMKMYNETCKILHNDEIRVSATCVRVPVLRAHSEAIWVKCAEPLTVEAVREAMSKQKGLLLMDDPAKRSYPMPLHCSMQEPVYVGRLRADLAEPGCVTFWCVADQIMKGAALNAIQIAEYLIQEGAFAK is encoded by the coding sequence ATGAAGATAGCTATAGTAGGTGCCAGTGGAGCTGTGGGACGTGAGTTCCTACGTCTCTTAGAGCATCGAGACTTCCCGATTGATGAGCTACGACTCTTTGGCTCGTCTCGCAGTGCAGGCAGTGAGATCACTTTCCGTGGTAAGGAATACAAGATAAAGCTCCTAGCTCAAAACGATGACTTTAAGGATATTGACATCGCTTTTGTCTCTGCTGGGGGGCAGACGGCACTAGACTTCGCCAGTACGATCACGAAGCATGGCGCTCTGATGATCGACAATTCGAGTGCCTTCCGTATGGATCCCGAGGTGCCGCTGGTCGTACCCGAGGTTAATGGGGCTGATGCGCTACACCCTGCCAAGAGGATCATCGCTAACCCGAACTGCAGTACGATCCAGATGATCGTGGCTCTGGCTCCGATCCACGCTCTGAGTCCCATAGAGCGAGTTCATGTGGCTACCTACCAGGCTGCTAGCGGTGCGGGTCACGATGCGATGTTAGAGCTGGAGGGACAGGTGCGTGACCAAGCGATGGGCAAGCCGCTTCAGACGAAGGCTTTCGGCAATCAACTCCTATATAATCTCATTCCGCAGATCGACATCTTTACGGACAATGACTACACGAAGGAGGAGATGAAGATGTACAATGAGACCTGCAAGATCCTGCACAACGATGAGATACGTGTCAGTGCCACCTGCGTACGCGTCCCCGTGCTACGAGCTCATAGCGAGGCTATCTGGGTGAAGTGTGCTGAGCCACTTACGGTCGAGGCGGTACGCGAAGCAATGTCAAAGCAGAAGGGACTACTCTTGATGGATGATCCCGCCAAGCGTAGCTACCCGATGCCTCTACACTGTTCTATGCAGGAGCCTGTCTATGTGGGACGTCTGAGGGCTGATCTTGCCGAGCCAGGCTGTGTCACCTTCTGGTGCGTGGCTGACCAGATCATGAAGGGTGCTGCGCTCAATGCTATTCAGATTGCGGAGTACCTGATTCAGGAGGGTGCTTTTGCTAAGTAA
- a CDS encoding DUF5063 domain-containing protein produces the protein MEQMTESNPQELVAFLTLCKDYCALVEHASEYSRADFIKRTYGYLPEIFSYLSQMPATSTEELEDWLTGYTQVISDETVSYYEEQVRALLGEELDLFLHYPVGIAQDGELQPERLSRLLVLISRELGTPLLVLREDAGELLVATLSILQYAFDTYLGDALLSALRVLHYHKHAEGLEEDTDRWATESIQ, from the coding sequence ATGGAGCAAATGACCGAGAGCAATCCGCAGGAGCTAGTTGCCTTCCTCACGCTGTGCAAGGACTACTGCGCGCTCGTAGAGCATGCGTCCGAGTATAGTCGGGCGGACTTTATAAAGCGCACTTACGGCTACCTCCCAGAGATCTTTAGCTACTTATCGCAGATGCCAGCGACCTCTACGGAGGAGCTGGAGGATTGGCTTACGGGCTACACGCAGGTGATCTCAGATGAGACAGTGAGTTACTACGAGGAGCAGGTGCGTGCGCTACTGGGCGAGGAGCTAGATCTCTTCCTTCACTACCCTGTGGGTATAGCGCAAGATGGCGAGCTACAGCCGGAGCGACTCTCACGCCTTCTGGTACTGATCTCCCGTGAGTTGGGTACGCCGCTGCTGGTGCTTAGAGAGGATGCTGGCGAGCTACTCGTTGCGACGCTCTCGATACTGCAATACGCTTTTGACACATACCTGGGTGATGCGCTCCTCTCTGCCCTGCGTGTGCTGCACTATCACAAGCATGCCGAGGGGCTAGAGGAGGATACTGACCGCTGGGCTACAGAAAGCATACAATAA
- a CDS encoding 3'-5' exonuclease produces MLSSITKEEIGKLAKATFTGEIVVVDSLPQVESAVAALEQCAIIGMDTESKPVFKKYERQSVALIQLSSESCCYLFRINKIGIPPRLQGLLEREDILKVGLDLCGDRRQLRRFSPELHPQGFVDLQRLTPAYGIHDLGLQKIYAILFGEKISKRAQLTNWEAATLTPAQQSYAALDAYACLRIYHRLESEPMPLLHHFGLCPEQPS; encoded by the coding sequence GTGCTGTCATCAATTACTAAAGAGGAGATAGGCAAACTAGCCAAAGCGACCTTCACTGGTGAAATCGTTGTCGTGGACTCGCTCCCGCAAGTGGAGTCTGCCGTAGCAGCTCTAGAGCAGTGTGCTATAATCGGTATGGACACAGAGTCTAAGCCTGTCTTTAAGAAGTATGAGCGTCAGTCTGTAGCTCTTATTCAGCTATCGAGCGAGAGTTGCTGCTACCTCTTTAGGATCAACAAAATAGGCATTCCGCCTCGGCTACAAGGTTTACTGGAGCGTGAGGACATACTCAAGGTGGGACTAGACCTTTGCGGTGATCGGAGACAGCTGAGAAGGTTTTCGCCAGAGTTACATCCACAAGGCTTTGTAGACTTGCAGCGACTTACCCCAGCTTACGGCATCCATGACTTGGGTCTGCAGAAGATCTATGCGATACTCTTCGGGGAGAAGATTAGCAAGCGTGCTCAGCTGACCAATTGGGAGGCGGCTACGCTAACGCCTGCGCAGCAAAGCTACGCAGCGCTCGACGCATACGCTTGTCTCCGCATCTATCATCGTCTAGAGTCGGAGCCAATGCCACTACTGCACCACTTCGGGCTCTGTCCTGAGCAGCCATCCTAG
- a CDS encoding class I SAM-dependent rRNA methyltransferase gives MYQLYLKPHREEPLLRHHPWVFSGALQRTKESIPLGSIVTILNHDGSQQLGQGVYEGGTIAVRMLTFGEEKIGEWRTFFTTRLSQAHQLRKTLLQSQDGRQTDCWRLCYGESDFIPGLVIDIYREVAVIQIHALSLYPLRQLIAEVLCELPELGVHYVYDKSVETLPAQTPSEWIMPNGYLGKAPSAEYDRTVQEYGYRFLPDWERGQKTGFFVDQRDNRRLVESYARGRNVLNICCYSGGFSVYALGGGAQRVVSIDSSARAISLCEESVAINFSSDPETLQRHEAVVADAFDYLSAIETSAYDLIVLDPPAFVKQRNHKQQGLGGYRRLNELALRAIARGGLLFTFSCSQAVTMEEFTLAVMTAATLAGREVRILKRLGQSPCHPINIFYPEGEYLKGLLLYVS, from the coding sequence ATGTACCAGTTATACCTCAAGCCTCACCGTGAGGAGCCTCTCCTCAGACATCATCCATGGGTCTTTTCGGGCGCACTGCAGCGCACCAAGGAGAGCATACCGCTAGGATCGATAGTGACTATCCTCAACCACGATGGCTCTCAGCAACTCGGGCAGGGAGTCTACGAGGGTGGGACGATAGCCGTCCGCATGCTGACCTTTGGTGAGGAGAAGATAGGGGAGTGGCGCACATTCTTTACCACACGTCTGAGCCAAGCGCATCAGCTACGCAAGACGCTCCTCCAGAGCCAAGATGGTAGGCAGACAGACTGCTGGCGCTTGTGTTATGGCGAGAGCGATTTCATACCTGGACTAGTCATTGACATCTATCGAGAGGTGGCTGTGATACAGATACATGCGCTGAGTCTCTACCCACTGCGTCAGTTGATTGCTGAGGTACTGTGCGAGCTGCCAGAGCTAGGCGTGCACTACGTCTATGACAAGTCTGTCGAGACGCTTCCAGCACAGACCCCTAGCGAGTGGATTATGCCCAATGGCTACCTAGGCAAGGCTCCCTCGGCAGAGTACGATCGGACGGTGCAGGAGTACGGTTACCGCTTTCTGCCAGACTGGGAGCGAGGACAGAAGACCGGTTTCTTCGTGGACCAGCGTGACAATAGACGTCTTGTCGAGTCGTACGCTCGGGGGCGCAATGTCCTCAATATCTGCTGCTACTCGGGTGGTTTCTCCGTCTACGCACTCGGAGGGGGTGCCCAGCGTGTCGTCTCAATAGATAGCTCTGCACGAGCTATCTCACTCTGCGAGGAAAGTGTGGCGATCAACTTCTCTTCTGACCCAGAGACGCTCCAGAGACACGAGGCGGTCGTAGCTGATGCTTTCGACTACCTATCTGCGATCGAGACGAGTGCTTACGACCTCATAGTCCTAGATCCCCCCGCCTTTGTCAAGCAGCGCAACCATAAGCAGCAAGGTCTGGGCGGGTATCGCCGATTAAACGAATTAGCACTCAGAGCGATCGCCCGTGGTGGACTGCTCTTCACATTTAGCTGCTCGCAAGCTGTTACGATGGAGGAGTTTACCCTAGCAGTGATGACGGCTGCCACACTTGCGGGGCGAGAGGTGCGCATCCTCAAGCGTTTGGGACAGAGTCCTTGTCATCCGATCAACATCTTTTACCCAGAGGGGGAGTATCTCAAGGGGCTGCTCCTCTATGTCTCTTGA
- a CDS encoding tetratricopeptide repeat protein — MSPKPKEPTSDLLSPQTTSAVAGGIDCEQLFALMTQQLTLVVDTRRSGKLYRLLQKELEAPTDHLKFLQTEGLHWLHRVARHDSLPAIDYLVKLYQPHSDRVAQTCLRRYLRQRVALRGNVEDLYALALHLTSPQTGLRKNYREASDCLRMAIQLGHPKSHLLLAQMYQRGLGVVRSHEQYLYHLETAAEAGLVEAQIALARAYAQGGLFVQMDRVEYWLTAAFRQDAPEACYLLGKLWYHQDGDCYSSRVVSLWERAAEAGIPEACYEIGRMLLTDSLQPNRRTEAIRYLCQAAQGGVFLANQLLYRHHYDASGRYIGMLRESLSEYVAEEQMLF; from the coding sequence ATGTCGCCTAAGCCCAAAGAGCCCACCTCAGACCTACTATCGCCACAGACGACTAGTGCCGTGGCTGGTGGTATCGACTGCGAGCAGCTCTTTGCCTTGATGACACAGCAGCTTACTCTCGTCGTTGACACGCGGCGCTCTGGCAAGCTTTATAGACTTCTGCAGAAAGAGCTCGAAGCTCCGACCGATCATCTCAAGTTCCTTCAGACAGAGGGACTACACTGGCTACACCGTGTGGCTCGTCACGACTCACTCCCAGCGATCGACTACCTAGTTAAGCTCTATCAGCCGCACTCCGATAGGGTTGCGCAAACTTGTCTGAGACGCTACCTGCGCCAAAGAGTAGCATTGCGAGGAAATGTCGAGGATCTCTATGCTCTGGCACTACACTTGACAAGCCCGCAGACGGGACTGAGGAAGAACTACCGAGAGGCGAGCGACTGCTTGCGTATGGCTATACAGCTAGGGCATCCGAAGTCTCATCTCCTCTTAGCGCAAATGTATCAGCGAGGCTTGGGCGTGGTGCGTAGTCACGAGCAGTATCTCTATCACCTAGAGACGGCTGCCGAGGCGGGGCTCGTGGAGGCACAGATAGCTCTCGCTAGGGCTTATGCTCAGGGTGGGCTCTTCGTTCAGATGGATCGAGTTGAGTACTGGCTCACGGCAGCTTTTAGGCAAGATGCTCCCGAAGCGTGCTACCTGCTAGGCAAGCTGTGGTATCACCAAGATGGAGATTGCTATAGCTCTCGTGTCGTCTCCTTGTGGGAGCGAGCTGCCGAGGCGGGTATCCCCGAGGCGTGCTATGAGATAGGGCGAATGCTCCTAACAGATTCGCTACAACCCAATCGCCGTACGGAGGCTATTCGCTACTTGTGCCAAGCAGCGCAGGGCGGTGTCTTTCTGGCGAATCAGCTACTCTATCGACATCATTACGACGCTAGTGGACGCTACATCGGTATGCTTCGTGAGTCGCTCTCGGAGTATGTCGCTGAGGAGCAGATGCTCTTTTGA
- a CDS encoding OsmC family protein: MKTHLVKQGAYLSQIDNQRGSSVTVDLPVTSGGTNQGPTAFELLAMSLNGCIATIFTTMAEKKRLTIEHLEIDLEAQTTEGEMDAIDYTLRVKTTATDQELEKCLELTEKVCPVGRLFHRAGVPFTHRIERL, translated from the coding sequence ATGAAAACGCACTTAGTCAAGCAGGGAGCTTATCTCTCGCAAATCGATAATCAACGAGGCAGCAGCGTAACGGTCGACCTCCCAGTCACTTCTGGCGGTACGAATCAGGGCCCCACCGCCTTCGAGCTTCTCGCCATGTCGCTCAATGGTTGCATTGCAACGATCTTTACCACGATGGCCGAGAAGAAGCGTCTCACCATCGAGCATCTAGAGATAGATCTAGAGGCACAGACCACAGAGGGCGAGATGGATGCGATCGACTACACGCTACGAGTCAAGACGACCGCCACAGATCAGGAGCTGGAGAAGTGCCTCGAGCTGACCGAGAAGGTCTGCCCCGTAGGGCGACTCTTTCACCGTGCTGGTGTCCCCTTCACTCATCGCATCGAGCGACTATAA